The DNA sequence accacacttttttttattgacaaagAATGGCTTGAACAAGATATAAAGCCTAGAAAATGCCAAATGTTAAATGTTCAgttgaaaaataaaactatacaaaaggaatgtttttttaaataatactgTATCAAGACACTCACTATGAAATAATCATTGAAATTTGACGTATTCTATAATGAATATGCAGGGCCAGTGCCGGTTCTACTCGAGCGACCACCCAAAAGGCTTAACTTGGACCCTGGAATGTACCCATGAGTGCTTGACTAATGAGTGACACCTCGTAAGTCACGTTTTTAATTTCTGATCGGTTGTATTTCCTCGGACGCGCTGGTTTCTTCTACAGTAAACTTTTACTATTCGTGGCCTACAGGGACTTGGCTGGCCCGCAAGTAgtgaaaatctgcatttacttaATGGCCATTTATGCATGGGAATAAAAAGTCAATTGTATCTACTTTTTATCATAAGATTAAAACTCACATAATGTCAACATGAAATACTCTGAGCAAATATGAAAGCCACCAAGGTGAATTTTAATTTGTCATCACTTTGACATACAAATTGTTGAAATATTCAATTTTAAATCTCAATATGGCAAAATGTATGTCAGCAGGCTGAGATGAAAATTAGGGATGCTTGGCACCACGTTTTTTCAAAGTATGAGTTCAAATAATTACATTTTAGTACTCACCGTGACTTAGTACAGACCTTGATAATGTTGCTATGTGTTGCAATCGTGATGAAAGTTTCATTTTAGTCAAATATTGTGCAAAAACATAATACGGATAGTTAAACTTGGCATAAGCTTTCTCAAATTTAACACTTAAGAATAACAACCTTATTGACATTTTGAATGTCTGACATGTTTGCGCACATGTATTTAGTCATGAAATAATATTGGCCAGACAACTAAACTCATTCACAATTACAATTACACCATTGCCCGTGTGTACATTAAACAAAAGTCGACTTTTCCATTTCTTTAGGGGTGAGTGATTGTGAATCAATGTAGTGCGTTTCTCCCtgatgaacttttttttgtgaATAAGCTAATTTAAGCTAAATTGAGCTTTTTTGAAGGGTTTTGGATGGTGtgagactaccgtatttttgggactataagttgcaccggagtacaagtcgcaccagccataaaatgcacaataaagggggaaaaacatgtattagtcgcaccggagtataagtcgcacttttgggggaaatttatttgacaaattccaacaccaagaacagacataaaccagcaacaacaggctaaatgatacgtaatgctaacgtgacataaacacaaacgaggagctgaaaacgggcctgacgtaacattaacagtgattcaaataattataacatgaaaaacacgtttatcaaaccatctgtgtcattccaaatcattaaatcaatccaattcttcgtcctttgtgtaaacaacgTTGTGTGTGCGGTGCGCCGTTGACGTCggactcattgtcagttgcagttcaaattattccacaggcccatataactagatataaactatatatcaaataacaataatacaaacaacaattttatcgaaccatccgtgtcactccaaatcattaaatccattggaaTCTTCATCCTTTGTGTAAACACCGGCGCTTCAAACCCCGGAAGTGTGTGCGGTGCACCGctgacgtcagttgcagttcaacttATTCCATAGGCCCATATaactataaactatatatcaaactatactataaacaacaattttatcaaaccatccgtgtcactccaaatcattaaatccatcgaaatctttgtcctctgtgtcacttaaaaaaaaacgaacacaccaccctccccccctttctttTCGGTGCCATTTTTGCTAAGCCCTTCTCAGTTGATATGAGTTACAGCCAATGGTGAATTTATCAAAGCAGGCCTAGAGCACCGTCATCCGGTTTAgtctgaaaataacatgtgaagtaaaTCTACTTCACAATGACAATAATgatggtgtgaatgtgtgtgtgacgaaaaaagaatgttaaaaatttcacataagtcgctcctgagtataagtagcacccccacccaaactatgaaaaaaggtgcaacttatactccaaaaaatacggtaatttttaCTACCTCTGCAAAAGCCACATCATGCACATGGGCACACATACACTGCCGCCATTCTGTCCCCTCACATTCACTAGCTCTTTGCCATTTTTTGACAAATTCCCCTccactcagttttttttttcagcccatACAATATATTCCAAGCAAGTTGATAAGAGCACTCTATAAATTTAGGTAACAACTGTTATTCAGATTTCTGCCGGACTTTTAAagtgagtaccgtaatttctggactataggcctcacctgattataaaccgcacgagCAAAAATTAGGGGAACATTTTGGTTATTTTCATGAATAAGCCGCACCGTACTAAAAGCCGCATGTGCacacgagttatttacaaagaaagacgatacacagaaagccgttttaaagttttaataacataccttaacatttctttcgaaacactgcctgtgacgcggcagtaataccgcagcaccacggaagtaacacagcactaatagggctggataaaaaaacacatcggtaaaagtcactgagatgcGGTGGTAACAAaggagcaacacggtagcacagcactaacagggctggttaaaaaaatataccagtcaaagtcactgagagccgtcttcatcttcctcctgtgcacggaaaccatcgaagtcttcctcctcagtgtccgaatggaatagcgtcagatatacttcgccacacactttcttagTCTCTCTGTCgttgtcgcttttatgcatttcttctagcattttccatgatgagggtctgttcatgctaattttattcacgCACAAAGTGCCAAgttatattaaactagcgaggtACAGGTATAGCTCCAGAGCATACGTGACCAGGAAATAgagaaaagggtgacgcaacaagaTGTCACCAACAATAGGCCCCTAGTGACCAGAAGAAACTGCTACAGTGCATgttaagagccaaatcgactgcctttatcttaaaagtggcatcatatgcatttcttttgtcccccaaaatgagggtttgtgtataaaaacgtcctttcttcagtaatgtccgtcttgatctcgttctgtctcttctttgtgtcagttatatggcactatttgcctggcggatggacatgctatcaacacaccactcttctctccagtgaccgtgtcacatatccctctgcccagcaaagcggtgccgcacaacagcggcccacagcctttttacgagtgtataagtgATCacgaaaatcatgaaaaatccatagatacacCGCATCGGAcgacaagccgcagggttcaaagcttgagCAAAACGTAGTGGCttttagtccggaaattacggtaactacTTCTGAAGTTCAGTCGTCTTTGAAATCTACTGCTTATGTTCACCTTATTCTAATTGTATTCAACTCAAACATGAAGTCAACAAAATACCACATTTAATTGCTCAATGAAGTCAGATGAAAAAAGAGCTTCTGCTTTGTTTTAGAAGGGACATGTTAGATAAGCACAAGTCTTATCTAAACCTCCTCCTACCTACCATATTAGATCAATATACATTCCTGCATTGCAAGTACAAAAATGAAAActacataaatacatacatatggaataaaatatagtgcttctttttaaaataaagtGTTTTTACCGTCATTTGCATTCAAGCAGATGTGTTTGAGATGCGCGAAGCTGGCACCTAGATTGAAGAATATAATCAATTCCATAGCCTCGTCCGAATGAgcccttttcacactgcacttgCTCGGTGTCAAAAGTACGCGTAACAGTGGGCTCATATCAGGAAGTGAGGTTTTTACCATTGGTTTAGACAAAATGCATCTTTCATCGCCGCAGAAGTTAACCCCGACTTTGCTCATTATGTGACGGAAGCAAGGTCAAAATTCTGGTTTCTGAAACATTACGAATAACCCGTTCGTATGCGTGAGTGAATTACTCTGATCAATCGGGGTCTCCCCATCAAGACCGCAACAGATGAATGTCATGATGCAAACTGATGTCATTTCCGCTTCTTACTTTCTACCGTCAATAAAGGGCATTGTATTCACATCTTTCACCACGCCAGAGTAATGAAGTAGTGGATTTCCTCCTCCCTGCAAAAGTGTGGTgttgtgctgttgttttttttgttgccatCTTTGATTACCTCTGCTTGTGTTTGGTTGAAAAGACCCAAGATTTCTTGCGGGTAGAGCATTCAGAGAACACAAATGATTGCTTCCCTCAAATGAAATGTTCCATATGGGTTTACACGACCAAATTATTGGACTTACCCAGGGGTCTTATTTGGGTTTTTAGAAAAACTGAATATGAGCATGGCCTTACCCAGCCGGAATATTGGAACCGGTTTTGAAACTGGGCAAAGGGCCACATGCAGCCCGGGAGCCACAGGATGGTGAGAGCCAGTAGTAAGATAAATTACGGTTTGCTGGTCCCTGGTAAGAATAGGAGATTGATCCTATGGTGAAAAAAGCAGGTGACGCATTTGGCTTGAGCGCACTTCAAAGTCGTTGGTGGCTCGCCCTTTTCGGTTGCCTTCCCTAATGGGATACGGGGGATTAGAACCCTTCACAAATAATTCTAATTTTACTCACGTAAATTGATCAACATATGAAAATTAGCATATGGCAATTTCGATATATTGGGGCTCATtgggtaatattttttttaattaatataaCTCGTTGGATGGTGTGCTCAACATTTATAGGTTCACAAAGGGGGTCTATGTTATTATAATATACCGTTGCACTGATATACATAAAGATATAAAGTGCATAAGAGTTGAAACATTTTGTGTCTctgacacacatacgcacacacacacacacgtatacacaaacaaacaatttaTAGTGTCGACTTCGAGTAGTTTCCTGCATCACTTCATTTCACTCATGTGCTAATAAGTAATATACTTTATTTTGGACAGCCTTGATTCATTCCAATGGATGTGAGTGGGAAACCAATGGACAATAATGCAGGCTCAGGTAAAGCATCTAATACTATTCTTCGTTGATTGGCCGATCCAAATGATTATGAGTTGAATAATCTGTATTTTTGGGTATTGTGGTTTATTTTTGTAGAAGAGCAGCAGAACCAATCAGGAGCTTCAGATGATAAACCGGGATTGTCCCAGCTTAGAAAATCTTGGGGTTTCAGGCGATCAACTTTAGCTCGACGTGAGTTTATGGAAGAAATTGGAGACTTAAACCACAGCCCTCCGCCTCAACGACGAGTCAGAAGCCGTCTCGCAGGGCGAACGCAAGCCTCCAAAGACAACAACGCCACCCAATCTCCTCAAGGATCTCGGACTATCTTAGAAGACCTTGATTGGTCCGCTTCGTCCTCACCTGTATCCGAGGAGACAAAACCGCCGGTAACCTCTGTGGAAGGGTGTCTCGATCCAAACATGTGGCAAGATTTCGGGTCTGCTTTTCACACCGCTTTCACACTTCTTGGTGGGGATGAAGGTTTGTCCGTGGAAAATTCTCAAGATTTGCCAGTCCCTGATATTTTGGGAGTTGGTGATGTCCCTCCTGCAGAGATTGTAGACGACACAGAGGTGTCGGAACTCAGGGGACTTGCAGACAAGGACGGAGCTACCGTTTCAGGCCAAGTGGCACAAAGGGATGTCGAGGATGTAATTTTAATCTCAAGTCAAGAAGAAGATAGCGATGACATGCCTTTGATACAAATCAAGGAGCGGCTGGACTGTAAAGGCACACAGGGAGCCAGAACCAGAGCAGGTGGAAGAGGAAAAGCTCGAGgaagggggagggggcgagCAAAGGCTAAAGGCAAAGGAAGGGGCCGAGGGAGGGCTAAGGCATCGGACCTTGAGGCTACTGGGGCAGATGATGAAGACGACGATGATGTCATACTTGTTAATCCATCGGATACGCTCTCATTTCTAACGCCGAGTCCTGTTGCGCAAACAAGTACAGACTTTATTCTCATAGGCGCAGATGCCGATCAGAGTAATGACACAACTCCGGGCCAGTATAATGATGCACCAGATGAGAGGGAGGGGAAGCAGGGCGACGGCGTCATTAAAAATATTACCGAACGTTCAACCTTATCGGACGTCAAGGGTTCCGACCCCGATGCTCTGTGCCGCATCTGTCGGCAAAAACACACCAAAAGGTAACTTGTGCGTCACAGGTCTCCCGAGCAGAGTTGTTGCTCCCGCTCCAAATGATTCGTTTAACTTCCTGATTTGCCTTCATTTGGTCCCGTCTCTAGGTTCATGATCTCCTGCGACAGTTGCCAGGAGTATTTCCATGGCGACTGCGTTGGTGTCAGTGAGTCAGAAGGCGGTAAAGGGTACATTTGTACACCTTGCACGACAAAACAGCTGAGCCACCCCCAGCCCGAGTGTCACTCCCAGAAAGATCCAGAAATTTCTTCCGAGTGTTTGTCACTCAGTCCTAGTGAAGAACCAGAGGGGAAAGCGGAATTGGAGTCCCTGAAGGTTCGGCTTTAATTTGGATTCTAATTGTCACAGTGGTGAAGAAATTCCCCACTTTCCCTAATCACGTATTGCTGTTCCAGTTTCCGTGCACACACCATGGCCGTATATGTCTCATTGAATGACGATCAATTTGTAACGTGATTGTTGTATTGTTTCAAATTGTCCTATTGAAGTCCGGTCATAAGATGCCAATGTGGTTTCAGAAGACTGTAAAGTCGGAGGTGAATCAGGTTCCTGCAATAAAACCTGGAACCGAACCTGAAGGGGAGATGAAGGCAGATTGTTCTGGTCCACTATGTATCGGCCCGGGATGCTACAAGCCAGCATTGCAGGAATCTGTTTATTGCGGCACCGATTGCATCGTGCAGCATGCTACTGTCACTATGAAGTCCCTCTCTGACACTAAGGTGGGCACTCCAAGAGAGCAAGTGCAAAAAAAAGCCACACCTGTAATACCCGTTGCAAAGGTAACTCACTCAAGTCATTTTGAAATCCAAATATGGTttcaacataaatgtttaaCGAGAGAAAATGTCTTCCCCTTAGGCTCAAAGCACTATTAGAGTGTCTGCGAGGTTAGCGGCAAAAGCTGAAGAGTTGCTGACGGAAAGTGATGGAGCGCAGACGGAGACTCCGTCATCCATAGCCTGTGACCCCACCCTAACAGGTGTTCAGGCCTCTCCGCAACCATCCCCTAAGTTTAACACAGCGTGTATGTACCATTCGctactcatcatcatcacaaaTCATACATACAGCAGCCTACGGCACGAGTAACACAATCATGCACACTTATTCAATATCTGTTCATTGTTTGGGGTCATTAATTCATGACAGGGGTCAGGAGTTGGTAAGTATATGACAGTTAGCTCAAATGTAGCCCAGGATGTACAGGAACacaatcttgattttttttaattttatttttttattggggaTGCCTTTGCACATTAATTTAGACATATTTTGTGAAAGTTGAAAATGAAAAGGAAAGCACAGCAGTGCTTGTTGGGATTTTATCCAGTGGGCTTTGAATGGATTCCAATTCATGTCCTAACACTGGGGAATCGTAAAAACAACATGTCAACGTGTCTCACCTGAAGAAGTatttgcttttttcccccaaatgacAGTGTTTATTGCTCAAGTACAAGCCATTTAGCAGCTATGTTTTATGATACCAAAGTAACACCACAGCTATAGTTTGTTGTTGTAAAATGGACATTTGACAGTTCGGCAGTCGAAATATCTACAGCTTACCGCAACGTGCTTTAAGATGGTATTTCCACATTTGGACACTTACATGTAAAGCTCGGCTTAATGTGAGGCAAGCGgtagaattatttttcaaatacagCCGCATGCTAGAGTATCCTTCAGAAATTATTCACAGAAATGAGTCATTTGACCCCAGAAtacat is a window from the Syngnathus scovelli strain Florida chromosome 2, RoL_Ssco_1.2, whole genome shotgun sequence genome containing:
- the si:ch73-181d5.4 gene encoding death-inducer obliterator 1 isoform X6; this translates as MDVSGKPMDNNAGSEEQQNQSGASDDKPGLSQLRKSWGFRRSTLARREFMEEIGDLNHSPPPQRRVRSRLAGRTQASKDNNATQSPQGSRTILEDLDWSASSSPVSEETKPPVTSVEGCLDPNMWQDFGSAFHTAFTLLGGDEGLSVENSQDLPVPDILGVGDVPPAEIVDDTEVSELRGLADKDGATVSGQVAQRDVEDVILISSQEEDSDDMPLIQIKERLDCKGTQGARTRAGGRGKARGRGRGRAKAKGKGRGRGRAKASDLEATGADDEDDDDVILVNPSDTLSFLTPSPVAQTSTDFILIGADADQSNDTTPGQYNDAPDEREGKQGDGVIKNITERSTLSDVKGSDPDALCRICRQKHTKRFMISCDSCQEYFHGDCVGVSESEGGKGYICTPCTTKQLSHPQPECHSQKDPEISSECLSLSPSEEPEGKAELESLKKTVKSEVNQVPAIKPGTEPEGEMKADCSGPLCIGPGCYKPALQESVYCGTDCIVQHATVTMKSLSDTKVGTPREQVQKKATPVIPVAKAQSTIRVSARLAAKAEELLTESDGAQTETPSSIACDPTLTGVQASPQPSPKFNTACMYHSLLIIITNHTYSSLRHE